The sequence below is a genomic window from Chaetodon auriga isolate fChaAug3 chromosome 8, fChaAug3.hap1, whole genome shotgun sequence.
GGCTCCTGTGTGGTGTCTGGAGACATTTGGCAGCATGAAGACTTCTCCCTTATACAGCTGAGCACCGGTTTCATCGTGCCACTCGTAGCGGCTGGCACGAGGGTTAGCATCACTCGAACATTTCAGCTGCACAGCTTCTCCTTCCTTTACATCTGACTCGTACTCAACCTTCACATTCACTGGGGCGTCTGCATGGAAACGATCCATAATGCCACAGTGGTCTTTACAGGcatatgttcatgttttttacaAAGTAATGTCAAAGCTGAGCTGATGTCACTGCACATAAAAAGCAAGATaacagtctgcagccatgttagcagctctgtgaggctgtactaaGGCACATCGTACACAAATGACAGCAAAGGACAGCTTCATGTCCTTTTTCCAATGCAGATGAACACACGATGACTGTAAATCTTCTGACTGCGACTAAACCTGATTCAAGAAGCTTCAAAAGCTACTGTGTTTGAATGTATACGTGTTGGTATAACAGCTTGTATTATCACCTCTACCATAAACTTACATTTCACTTTGAGGACCTTGGATGTATGGTGGTGCTGCCCTCCCTTGTATCTTATGGTGCATTGTAAAGGCTTGTTGTGATCAGTGCTGGTAGGGTGAAAGGTCAGAGTTGACGTTGCTTTCCACTGGCTTTCGTCAAGCTGCTGAGATTGGAAATGTTTATCTCCAGAGTGACTCCAGGTGAAGGCAGGAGGAGAGTAGGGACAGAAGTGAGATACAGAGCAGGACGCAGACACAGGTTGACCAACCACTACCTCCTCTTTCAAGGACAAACTGATGGGACTTAGTTGACCTGCAACAACGAGAAAAAGGTCATGATAGGCGATAGCAAAAATCATAAGGTTACTATATTGCAAGTACCTACTCAGCTGTTCAAAGCAACGTTATGTCTTTTTGAAACTTTGTACGCTGACCTCACTTGCTTCAAAATGAAGCAATTAAAAATCCCAAATCAAGAAAATTCTGAACTTAAATATAGTTACTAAAACGCAAGACAGGAACTGACTTGCTGATGAATGTGGAGTAAAGGTAAATGAAAGAAGGAcgtttcctgttttattcagGTGCTGTTGCTCTCATGTGTGTTGTTCATCGACCTCTTCTGTTGCTCACATTCAGTCCTGGTTAAAAATGTATGATAACACTAAAATGGTAACTTCATTTTGGTACAACAACTTAGCTTACTTTGTTTCCACAAAGGCAGTTCAAAGGCAATTAAACTCTAATCATAGTCTGAACTCAAATTCAAAGGTTTTCAGCTGGAAGTTATTTTAAATGCTAACTTTCACATTTAGGAATTCTCATAAAGGGTGGCATGTGTCTGTCTAGAGAAATGAAACTGTTATGATCAGAGCTATTTAAAGGATTAGGCTTAGGGAGAACACCAGATAGAGTTGCACAAATAAGGAACTGGAAACAGTTGTTGACAACAGTTGAAACTCAAAAGGTCCCTGTTAGTGCTCAGTTTATGGTCAGAGGACTTTATTTGAGTTCATACTTACAAATTCAACTCTCAAAgttaaaacagctgaaatgaaccATAAAGGTTAACGCTGCTGTTCAGTTCAAACGTGTCTCTTCATCATTTATCTTTTAAGGCACAAATATGCTGAACTCCAATGAAATTTGTGAAGCAGAAGAAATAAGTACTGTtatttgactgactgactattTTTACTGAAGATATTGGTTGAAAATATTACTTACTGATCATTGAAATGGAGACTGTGTTCTGTTTGTAAGAAAACTTTTCATAGCCTTCGATTTCAATCCTGAAACAAAAAGGCCCCCGGTCACTTTGTTGCAAGGGATCGATCTTCAGCGAGCAGCCTTTCTGTCTGACGTCTCCCAGCAGCTGTGTCCGATTCCGATACTGCTGCATCATTTTAGACTCAACTGGGTGATAAATGAGCTGATTTGTCTCGTCGGTCCACATCCCAGTGAATCCAGTACCCTTCTTCCCTTCATCTGGGTAGTTAAATGAGCAGGGGATCACCACACAGGATCCAGGTAGACCTTTAACTGAGGATGGCACCGTAATGGTCCAAGATGAAGATTCAGTTTGAGAGACTGTAATGAAATGCAGAGgaaaattcaaatgaaagagagaaggcagagaaacacacagccagAAGGAGGATCAAtccacacaaaataaatgacaagtTCAACTAAAAATGAAACTCTTAgtccaatccaatccaattttatttataaagcacaattttaaataaacacaaagctTTCCAAGGTGCTgtacagtaaaaataaacacaataaaacataataaataaaagattaaaaagataagaagataaaatcataaaatatcTGTGCGCATAACATCAGAAAACCTAAGTGGTGTGAAAAGCCAAATAAAGAAGAGGTTTAAAATTAGACAGTGAAGAGGCCTGTCTAATGTGCAGCGGCACTTCGTTCCACAATTTtggagctgcaacagaaaacGCCCGATCCCCTCTGAGCTTCAGCCGAGTTTTGGGAACcctcaggagcagctggtctGCTGACCTCGGGTGGGTGTGTAGGGGtgcagaagctcagagaggtacGATGGAGCGAGACCATTTAgagatttaaaagcaaaaaaataaaagaattttaaaatggACGGGTAGCCAGTGGAGTGAAGCTAAAATTGGTGAAACGTGCTCAAACTTCCTTGTACCAGTTAACAGACGTGCAGCTGCGTTCTGTACCAGCTGAAGACGTGCGATGGAGGACCCACTAACCCCCATgtaaagtgcattacagtaatccagtCGTGTGGTCGCAAAGGCGTGGATTACTGTTCCAAAGTGCTGTCTCTggagaaaaggttttatttttgccaGGTGCCTTAACTGGAAGAAGCTTGTTCTCACCACAGCTTTAACCTGGCTGTCAAACTTAAGATCCGCGTCCAGTTTTACCCCCAGGTCATTAGTCAAAGTCATAGTCTGGACATAAAAGATAATAGcccaacaaaaagacaaaaagctgtGTGACTGCACGTACCttccaaacaaaagcacacaaaaagCAGAGTCCGCATGCACGAATCCATCTCATCCTCTCAGGGTCCGACCTGCAAATAAAGTGACGATTATTTCCAGGCTTGCGCTGACTCACTGTCATTTCCCCCTGGTATGAAGTGACTGTCAAGTTTCCATTCCACTTTTAATACCCCGTACATCCACTGTGGCCCAcacaaaatgtgactttttgcCTCATCAAACTTACATTGAGGGAATAAATCGTATTGATCATcattaatcagattttttttactctttattttaACACGTCTTGTGCTCTGACCTATGCTGTGTATTTTTACtgtcataaacatgcacacacaaaaaagtgaaacatttctCTAATTACCTCTTTTAACACTAAcagattgtttttaaatgtgatttctgttCTGCGTCCCTCGACTTTATCTTAACACGTACCATCCTGCTGCGCTTCCTTCTTCGAGTATTCatgaatttgatttattttcgTAGTCATGACTTCTCcaattttatttttggatgttGGCACGTTGAGCACTTCATGAAATCTGGATCCCTTGAGCTCATCGCCACCTTCCAACGATGTCCAGATACGTTTGTTCATGTGGAGAGACTTAAAGAAagactcactcattcactcacccCCTTCTTTATTATTCATTTCACATTGTGGCCATGTAAAGCACCGTAGCCCCACTGACTTGTAAGTCCTTTAAATACTGCTAATGGGCCATTTGTTAGTATAAACCCACTCAGAGTTCAATGGGAGAAATTACTTTAACTCATGATGGAAACACTGCGGCTGTTAAATGGCCAGAATATCTATGATGGTAATTTAAATAACAATGGGAATATCAATTTTTGAGATTATTTGTTATTGATAacatattttcagtcatttgctAATATATTCTAGTTTATTATTTGCACGagctgtgtgtgaatttgtttgttctttcaGCAGTGAccaaactcacacaaacatgtataCCTCAACTGCGAGAATGACATCATTTCTTGCACTAAAAATAAATCAGGAGGGCCAAACAGCATCATCTGAAAGGTTGAATGTATTTGCATAACAAGCTTGCTTCCATGTTAATCACAAAGTGTATTTGTTGACATGTAAATTCACTGAAAAGTCCACAGAAGTTGTAAATGGTCCCTCTTTAGTATTTTCTTTGGCCAACTgttaaagaaaatacatttatcaCCACCAGCTCTTATTTGAGAAGTTCAGTTAATGAGGAGAAAGCACGTTCCTTTAAgatattcagttcatttttctaCAAACAAAATGCCATTTACTATACCTTACACTGTGCATATCACCCGTGCAGAGACCTGAAGACAGGATTTCCTTCGCCCACTTAATGCCTACAGCTaatgaggtcatgtgaccaggGGGCTCACGTGTGACTCCTGCTTTCGTTTTTGGTTGCATTTCACAAATGAGACCTATCACATATCACATTTTCACTGAggcctcacttcctgtttatgaACTCACACCTACAGTCTTGTGGTGAGAAAGAAAATTTTCTTTGCAGAGACCCTCCATGAACGACGTCTCATGTTGCAGTGGTATCACAGGAGCTGTTTGGCATCACCCTTTCAAACGTCACAGCTGAGATGACTCTCTTGCTGAGTTCTTCCGTTGATTTAATTGTCCAGGGTGAATCCAGTCATTCATGGACCCTGATCTCCAACAAAAGCAGGGTTCAGCACTTCACCTCCGTTTGGATTAAAACCATCGCTCTCCTGGGCAGCTAGGTCCACGTAGCGGACGCTGCGGATCAGGTGGAGCTTTTTTAAAGATAAACTTTGCTTTCTTTTAACTCTCCAGAGATCCTCTTCACACTGTGTCAAGAAATCCTCCAGCTTGACTTTGTCCTCTTTCTGGCTGCCCAAGGACAGTTTCCTGGGAGTGGGAGTAATTACGCTGGTGGATGCTGAGCTACCCATGACAGGAAATGTGCTTGAATATGAAGTTTGCAAATCTGCAAattgacaaacagaaaaatgtacaaaataaatacCTTCATAATAATACATTAACTGTGCACATAAACCGTAGAATTCACCAAATACCTTTTTTTTGGCCTCTTTGCTCAAACAGGTCACAGTGGTGTCCCTCCTCGCCGCTGGCTGATCTGCTGAAGTAACTGTGTTGAATGAGAGGTGCATCGATTTTAAAGACAGCCCTGCGGGACAGACTCGAGAGTTGACCCCGTCCGCCATCAAAGGAACAGTTAATGGTGTCGCGCTCTGGATGAGATTACACACAGCAGTAACAATAGAAGTTCGTCACTGCTGATTAATGGAGCTCACAATCAGTTTGTATTCAACAGACAGTTTAATCAATCACTGGGAAATCCCttcaatcacaaacacacaatcaaagAATTCACACATTTCATCATGTTAAAAATGGAAACTGCATGTGTTTACTGTGAGATAAGGTCTTCATATCATCAGTGTTTGATctgatttcttttatttctttcttcatGTCTTTGCTGCTGTAGCAGTATAGACAACAGGTTTCGGTTGAGTGACTTACGTGGCCACTCAGTGGTGTGAGAGTGCAACAAGTGAACTTCACTGGAAGCCAAAGCAGTGAGGATAAAAGAGGTTATAGCTGCTGAACAAGATGAAGCTGTGCCATGGcagcttgaaataaaggcatgagTGTTACGTACCAAAAGTTGATAATAATGGTCTGATTTTTGCAAAGTTTCTCAGTTGAGAAAACAGGATCCAGACTTTGCCTTCAGAGGTCACAACCTGTCAAGAATTATACACACCTATGCCCAAACTCTTGACCCTTTGCTCCAAAATGATtgcaaacataacaaaatgatGCATCTGTTCATGTAACACTTCAGCCAGTCTTTGTTTTTGAACCAAGAGcactttcatttacattttgtggACTCCTGTAACTTCTGTGCTACTGTAGCTCTGCTTTCTGTTAAGATGCAGAATAAGCTGAAGGTAGAAGCGACTGCAGGCGAGTAAAAGTGCTGTCTGGAGATATAACGTTCAATCACCCAAAACAGAGATCTGTTCTATTGATCAAAACTGAGATATTGATCCTAATAGCCGACAAATGATTTTAATGAGGACAAGGACCACAAGTGCTCAGCCTTCAGCTAAAAGCAGCCCATCACTTCCCTCTATAATTTCCACTCTCGCTTATATGTTTTGATCTGATCTGTTACGCCACTCCTTGTAGCCTATTTTGACCAATTTCACCTCTTGAGCTTTCAAATTTAAACCTTGTTTAGAAAGaaaatcattaattttattacTCAGACGTCTctccaaaataaaatgtgatgtcactgctgACTGAAAGACTAATGCTTCTGGAGAAATCTCTTTGTTCATCGCAGTTTGCCTCACTGTGACCACGCTGATAAAGATCAGTGACTGTTGTGGAAACTTTAACTTAAAGATGGACATACAACAGCGACGTTCCATCACAGAATTCAGTTTGTTCTCACTCCCACCCTTCAATGACTTCAGCTGCTCTTTTATAGTCCTGAAGTGCCACCATCTGGCCGACATGACTGAATGAGCATTGAGAAACTGTTAACAGCTCATTGTCCAAAAAAAGGTTTTTCTGACACGAACTCCGGATTTTGCTCCAGTGAAAAGAagctgaacaaaaaaaacaaatgccaaATATCTAAAATATAATAAAGACCAGTCGAGAAATGAGGAGGCAATCACAACAAACTGAGCACAAGCCAAAATttaatataaaaagaaaaacattcctGACACATCTGTAGCACgtaaaaagtgtattttcacCTCATGAACTAAACTTGTGTGCTGACAAAGCAAATCAAGGTAAATGTGGAGAAATATAAGCAGCCACATCAGCACTGACTTCCAAATCAGATCACAGTACATGATGCTGCTTTTCAGGAAACTAGGCTGCTGAAACATTCAGGTGTTGGTGAcagaattttctgtttttttgtggtgTATTTTTGAAGATGTCGTTAAGGTAatgtcatttctcttttttgcttatttttttggggggggctTTCCTTGCCTTCATTTGGCGGTACAGTCAAAGAGAGGCAGGAAATTGGGGATAGAGAGGACGGCATGCAGCTCACATGCCGTCCCAGTTATTCTGAAGCCATATGAGAATAAcgtgaaagcaaacaaacagactcaaGCCTCCAGCAACTGATTTGCCCCTTGACTCAACTTCACTAagaaactgtaaaacacatgcagaattTGAAGCTTTCCAACTTTGGTGTCCCCACAGCATCAGCTTGAAAAGAGACACTgtggcaggcagcagcagacagcagacgtCTTCGGGCCTCATTCGATTATctaaaagaatgaaaaacatgtttgatcCAATTAGTTTGGAGTAGAGCCCAAGAAGGTCAAACATTTATCCATCAAAGACAGTCTTATTTTTCTCAGTGAAGAATTGCACCCCATTCACACTTAACATGTGACCTACATCTGGAGGAAGTGTCAGTGAACAAGATTGTTTTGGGACCTCTTCTTCCCCTTTATGACCAAAAATAAATATACGCGTagctttaaaggtccagtttgTAGGATTTAGGGGAATCAACTGGCAGACATGgaatgaatatttcaaatttgATTAGTGTCTAATTGTCTGAAAATAACAATCATGCTTTCGTTgtcttagaatgagctcttcataTCTACAGAGGTAGACAGCCATgcttctacagcagcccagaatggacaaaacACTGGCACtgcatttttttatgtttttagcaACCACCCTTCACTCTCCTATACGACTGGGAGAGGGGGTCAGGGAGCAGCAAGGGgtaatatgtatatatatatgacttcctgttgttgttgttttctttatacAAAACTTGcgttttgttcttttgtctcttctcaCCTTCAGGTTCTGCTCCTGATTAGAACATAGAAAAAGGAGAACAGAAAATAAGATTTCAGAGAATAAGAATTTtgtatgtaaatatgaatgTGGATATCATCAAGAAcggaaacaaaaataaacttgtcaCGCCTACGGAGATATCTGAACTGACTGTGTGGCCAGTGATGCATTGGTGTGTGAAAGTACAGTGGAAACAGGACAGGAGCAGTCACTGAATTACAATATCTATAAAACTGTTGTCTTTAATCAGAATGGCCGTCAGTAATTTCAGATGTTTATTGTACTTGTAACCCTTAAAACCTCCCTCTACTCTCAGATTCCAGACATTTTTGTATCTTCTGCTCCCCAACTCCAAAAATCACAATTTTTTTCTTACCTGCGGGTGAGTCTGGAAAGCCGGTTCCACACCCTAAATGTGAccaatgaataaatacatacatgaatcACATTCTCACAAAGCTGAAAGAACTGAAAATGCATATCAGTGGAGCACTACAGACTGAATTTGATCCAAAATATAGTTCTATTTACACGTTGTCTCCACGTTGGAGCTCTGCGATGCGGTTCCTTaaccagacagaaaacaaaatatatgTAAACTGTTTGCATTAAAGAGCACAGAACAAACTTAAAAATGAGACACGATGAGAGGAAATACAGCCCCTCTTTGTCAATGTTCTTTGGAATGTAAGTCTGTAATGAACTCACTTGTACTTTTTCACCATGAAAATGCAGAAGACTGCAAAGATCACAGCAGTGCCAATCCCCACCACTGCGGGAATGATGATGTGGTTATAGTTTTCTATACCTAAAACAGACAGGATGTGTATGAGAGCCATTCTTCCTTTATATTGCATGAATATATCCGTATATAAACTTGAAAATAAGAGATATCCTTAAGTACAGAGTGAAAAGATCTCACGTTTGACGTAGAGCGTCACAGTTGTGGAGGACGCCCTGTGTCCATGAAAAAGCGCTTTGCAGGTGATCTGACTGTGGTCATCCGTCTCCCCAGGAGTGAACGTCAGGATGGACTGTGCCTCCCAGTAGCCAAGATGAATTTCTCTGTGGATCTCAGTGACATCACCTGTGGTGCCCCTACTCCATGTGAGTTCAGGCCGATGGGAGGGGCAGGTATGGGTCACTGAACATATGAGACTGTGGGGATGATCCTGAACGGCTTCCTTTGGGTTAATCACTGTAGGTTTTGGGGGttcagctttaattaaaaaaaggcagagacaAAGTAAGAGGCAGTCATAACATACAAAGTTGATACTGATTTATGAAATTTTGGAAAGTCTGTGACATACAGAGCATTGTCAGCGTGACACAATCATCAACAAAGGAGAACTTGTCAACGGTGGATGTGTCCGTCTCTGTTCGTGCTAATTCAATCCGGAAACAAAAAGGGCCGTTGTCATGATCTTTAATTTCAGTGATTTCTAAGGTGCAGTTGTTCTGACCCAGTTTTCCTAACAACTGTGTGCGACCTCGAAAGCTTTCCAAAACCTGTGTGCTGTCCTCGTAATAGATGCGTTCATCTCGCTTGTCTGACCGATGCCAGATCCCTCTGAGCCTGGAGGAGGGCAGCTGTTCTTTAGGATGACTGAATGAACAGGGAACCACAACACAGGATGAAACCAGGGCCTCAAGGTTTTTTACTACAGAGGCCTTCCATTCTTCACTAAACACAGGGCTGCTCAGAGCTGAAAGACAATCATGGCAGTGACAAAGAAAGGAATTACTACTAGGAGTctcttttgttgatttttttagTATGGTGTATGTAAGAATGAGACTGGAAACAAAGAGGTGACTCATAGTGTTACCTGCCACGAGCAGACACAATATCAtcatctttgtttctttgtccaTACGTCTCTGAGGTTTCGTTGGTGTTGTACACTGTGGGATgcttaaatgaaacaaaataaaaaacagttgTGAAAGTGGAAATTGTCAGCCATCATTTAAactgtcattatttatttcCGTTTATATCACAAATACTGACAATATTCACGTTTTCATTCacaatatatgtattttaactattttaacgaaagtgaaaacattcatGATATGATTATGGGAACTGCACTCTCTTTTTTTAGTCCTTTTCTGAGAATTCAGTAACAGGAACTATTAAAACACAAGGGAAAATTCTTCAACCAGCACTAGTCTTCACCTCCAACCGTCTATTTATCCAGCAGATACTGGCATTGTCAATTGACATCTGAAACAACACATTATATGTTAGCAAacaaaattagaaataaatCCTGTCATATATGACTTGCCTGCACTCAGTTGTCTATTCAGTCTCATGACTATTTTCACGAagccacacacactttgaagAAATAAATCTTATCAATCAGACAAACGACGATGACAAATGATAAATATTCCTGAGCCCAGCACTATATTTACTAGAAACTTTCAAATTAAATGTTCACAGAAAACATAGCAAGCAAACATTCATTGGATATGTTGTTGTTATACCATAATCATAATCACAACTACTGacaatattcatgttttcattcacaatatatgtattttaaCTATTCGAATGTGAAAACATTCATCATATGATTGTGGGAACTTCCTGCACTCTCTTTTTGAAGTCCTTTCCTGAGATTCAGTGACAAGAACTGTTAAAACATGAAAGGAATATAATTAAGAGAACACAAGATTCAGGTTCTATGATGATTTTATCTGCTGTAGGCAAGGAAATCACCACATTCTTCTGCAATTTTACTTTGAGAAACGTTATTCTTAAAATTGTTGCACCTCTCCTCACgtttacttcagaaagactcGCATCTCTGGGATACTCTTTTTAGACCCAGTCATgttactcacctgttgccagttcacctaattaactgtgagatgttccaccagctgtttcctgtttgcatATTAcaatttgtcttttgttgtcaCTGACCAAACATCTTTGAAAAGTGTTGCTGGcgtcaaattctaaatgaggacatcattttcagaaaacaatgaaatttgacactttcaacatttgatgttgtctttgtgttattttcagttaaatatggtgtttcaatgttttgcaaatcgTCACGTTTTGATTCTTTTGccttatgttttacacagcatcccaccTTTTTGGGAAATGAGGTTTTGTATACCGTCATGGAAAAAATTATTTGACCACCCTTGTTTGCTTcaatttcttgttcattttaatgcctTGTACAACTAATGGTACATTTGTTTGGACAAATATAATGATACCAACAATAATAGCTCATAAGAGTTTAATTTAAGAGCTGATATCCAGCCGTTTTCCAAGGTTTTCTTGATAATAACCAAAATCACTTAAGTTCTTACATCAACAGCTATGGCATTGTACTGCCAAAAACACAGCTTTTAGAcattccatgttttcttttctgtctgtcagttacGTGATACTCACAGGAGTTAGTACTTGACTGCATAACCATTGCTTTTGATGACTGCAGCTATGCGTCTTGGCATGCTCTCCACCAGCTTCTGACAttgttctgctgtcacagtAACCCATTCCTGTtgcaaaaattcaaacaaatttgctttgtttttgggctTGTGGTTCTCCATTTTGAGTTTGATGATGTTCCACAGGTTTTTAATTGGATTTAGATCTGGTGATTGAGCTGGCCAAGGCATGGCTTGAATGTTCTGGTTCTCCATCCAGGCTTTAACTGACCTTGCCGTGTGGCAAGGGGCATTGTCTTGTTGGAACATCCAGTCATTCGAGGCAGGAAAGAGTTTATCAGAGTTTATCTTCTGTGCCCTGTGTGACTTCAGACCAGCTTCAAGAAGTCGGTTTCAAACTGTCTTTGCTGAACAAGTCACATTTCTCAAC
It includes:
- the LOC143325058 gene encoding B-cell receptor CD22 — protein: MDSCMRTLLFVCFCLEVSQTESSSWTITVPSSVKGLPGSCVVIPCSFNYPDEGKKGTGFTGMWTDETNQLIYHPVESKMMQQYRNRTQLLGDVRQKGCSLKIDPLQQSDRGPFCFRIEIEGYEKFSYKQNTVSISMISQLSPISLSLKEEVVVGQPVSASCSVSHFCPYSPPAFTWSHSGDKHFQSQQLDESQWKATSTLTFHPTSTDHNKPLQCTIRYKGGQHHHTSKVLKVKYAPVNVKVEYESDVKEGEAVQLKCSSDANPRASRYEWHDETGAQLYKGEVFMLPNVSRHHTGALYCTAVNTVGRGQSHPVQLNVLYAPEVKTASSCSSNGNLVKCVCIAESKPPSVVHFVLSDKVLPSTKVEKHGAVTIGTLQAELGSYEFVFCLANNTQGNANLTLFLPMNSKIQSLYMIIAIGAGVILLIPLIAVGVVKKCRGRSGGAPATHMSTVRADKDVDLPQYAATKRKEKNYDDVDCPGIYANGPVYGNMETDWDDAIYANM
- the LOC143325060 gene encoding myelin-associated glycoprotein-like gives rise to the protein MDKETKMMILCLLVAALSSPVFSEEWKASVVKNLEALVSSCVVVPCSFSHPKEQLPSSRLRGIWHRSDKRDERIYYEDSTQVLESFRGRTQLLGKLGQNNCTLEITEIKDHDNGPFCFRIELARTETDTSTVDKFSFVDDCVTLTMLSEPPKPTVINPKEAVQDHPHSLICSVTHTCPSHRPELTWSRGTTGDVTEIHREIHLGYWEAQSILTFTPGETDDHSQITCKALFHGHRASSTTVTLYVKRIENYNHIIIPAVVGIGTAVIFAVFCIFMVKKYKNRIAELQRGDNVVWNRLSRLTRRSRT